The DNA segment GGAAATCACAATGCCGCTCCACGGCTTAACAAAAACCCAACAACCGGGATTGAAAAACAGACGACAACCCAAATATTTCTTATGTTTACTCTAGACGCATTCACTGTAACTATTGTGTGCAAAGACGCGTCTCGTTACAACCTTAACCCCAATTACTGATTTCGGGAGAATGGCCCATGAGTTTATTTGATAAAAAGCATCTTGTTTCACAAGCAGATGCCCTACCTGGACGCAATACCCCGATGCCAGTGGCAACTTTACATGCGGTAAACGGACACTCAATGACAAACGTGCCCGAAGGGATGGAAATTGCCCTCTTCGCCATGGGTTGCTTCTGGGGCGTCGAGCGTTTGTTCTGGCAATTACCTGGCGTTTACAGCACCGCAGCGGGATACACCGGCGGCTACACGCCAAACCCAACCTACCGGGAAGTCTGCTCCGGGCAAACCGGCCACGCCGAAGCGGTACGCGTCGTCTACGATCCGCAGGTTATCAGCTATGAACAATTGTTGCAGGTCTTCTGGGAAAATCACGATCCGGCGCAAGGTATGCAGCAGGGCAACGATCACGGAACGCAGTACCGCTCGGCGATTTATCCGTTAACGCCAGAGCAGAACGCCGCCGCACATGCCAGCCTGGCGCGTTTCCAGAGCGCGATGACTGCGGCAAACGACGATCGCCACATCACCACCGAGATCAACACCGCCACCCCGTTTTACTATGCCGAGGACGATCACCAGCAGTATCTGCACAAGAATCCGTATGGCTATTGCGGCATTGGCGGGATCGGCGTGTGCTTACCGCCGCAAGGTTAATTCAGCGCCTCTGGCGGCTTTACAGTTCCTTACGCTATACTAGCGACTGAAATTACCGGCCCACATCCTTCGGGCCGGTTTTCAATGTGTATATCACACGGATTTATCAACTTCCCCTTCCGAGGATCTGACCTGAACGGTCGGATAAGATATGTTAAACAGTATTTTAATTATACTCTGCCTGATCGCTGTGAGTGCGTTCTTCTCGATATCCGAGATCTCGCTTGCCGCTTCACGAAAGATAAAACTCAAGTTGCTGGCTGATGAAGGCAACATCAATGCGCAACGCATCCTGAAAATGCAGGAAAACCCCGGGACGTTTTTTACCGTGGTGCAAATTGGCCTTAACGCTGTCGCCATTCTGGGCGGTATCGTCGGCGATGCCGCATTCTCTCCGGCCTTTCATTCGTTGTTCTCGAACTATATGTCGCCAGAACTCTCCGAGCAGTTAAGCTTCGTGCTCTCCTTCTCGTTAGTTACCGGTATGTTCATCCTGTTCGCCGATTTAACCCCGAAACGCATCGGTATGATTGCGCCAGAAGCCGTGGCTTTGCGTATCATCAACCCGATGCGCTTCTGCCTGTTCGTTTTCCGCCCCTTAGTGTGGTTCTTCAACGGCCTGGCAAACAGCATTTTCCGCCTGTTTAAAATCCCGATGGTGCGTAAAGACGATATCACCTCGGACGATATTTACGCCGTCGTGGAAGCCGGGGCGCTTGCTGGCGTGCTGCGTAAGCAGGAACACGAGCTGATTGAAAACGTGTTTGAGCTGGAATCGCGTACCGTGCCGTCTTCCATGACATCGCGTGAAAACATCATCTGGTTCGATCTGCACGAAGATGAGCAAAGCCTGAAAAATAAAGTCGCGGAGCATCCGCACTCAAAATTCCTGGTGTGTAATGAAGATATCGATCACATCATCGGCTACGTTGATTCTAAAGATCTGCTCAACCGCGTTCTGGCAAACCAGAGTATGGCGCTTAACAGCGGCGTGCAGATCCGCAACACATTAATCGTGCCGGACACCCTGACCCTCTCTGAAGCGCTGGAAAGCTTTAAGACGGCGGGGGAAGACTTCGCGGTGATCATGAACGAATACGCGCTGGTGGTCGGGATTATCACGCTGAACGACGTGATGACCACGCTGATGGGCGACCTGGTCGGTCAGGGTCTGGAAGAACAAATCGTGGCGCGCGATGAAAACTCCTGGCTGATCGACGGCGGAACGCCGATTGACGACGTCATGCGCGTGCTGGATATCGACGAGTTCCCGCAGTCCGGCAACTACGAGACCATCGGCGGCTTTATGATGTTTATGCTGCGTAAAATCCCGAAACGCACCGACTCGGTGAAGTTCTCGGGCTATAAATTTGAGGTGGTGGATATCGACAACTACCGTATCGATCAGCTACTGGTAACGCGCCTCGACACCAAAACCAGCATCCTGGTCCCTAAACTGCCGGATAGCAAAGAGAAAGAAGAAGGCCCGGCATAAATGCCCGGCCCTGGAAACATCAACGGCTCCCATTGGGAGCCGTTTTTTATACTACTTTAAACTACTGCATAGCACTTTGGTTAAGCCATCTCAGTTTGCAGACGCAGAACCTGACGGTTAACTTCGGACATCACAGACAAATGCTGCTTATCCTTCACTTTTGGGATAAGAATCTTGCCCTTATCAAACTCAAAAGCGCCAACGTCCTTGATATATAACCGTCCACGGAACAGGATCTTCACGTACTTCGCCACCTGTAGCGGGTTGTACCGTTGGAAAATTTTCATTGTTATCTCCTGCTGAGCGTTACGCCTTTGCGGTGCCACATTCGGCCCAGCTGTTCTAAGGCGCAAATTTTAATGCCATATGACTATAGACTATCTCTACGATGTTTCCAGTGTGTATAAGTTTATTTACCTTTTCATTACAGTTATTCAGAATTATCTATTCACCGATTCGCTGTCTTCAGTATAAGTCTTCATTTTTCGCAGGATTTGTGCGCCCGTCCGCAAACTGGCATCACGCTTGCGGGAAAAAGCATCATTCGCACATATGATTAAACCTCAGACCCAAGTGGTCGGATCACCTGCAAAAAATAAAGAAGGAAACCCCATGACCTTACGTAAACTGCTGGCGCTGTCGTGCCTGTTACTGCCGATGATGGCCTCCGCGCATAACTTTGAAACCCATCAGCGCGTATCGCCGATTGGGATCGCCGATCGCGGCGAACTGATTCTTGATAACAACAAGTTTAGCTACAAAAGCTGGAATAGCGCGCAGCTCCCCGGGAAAGTTCGGGTGTTGCAGCACATCGCCGGGCGAACGTCAGCGAAAGAGAAAAACGCCGCGCTGATAGAAGCGATTAAATCCGCGAATCTCCCGCATGACCGCTACCAGACGACCACTATCGTCAATACCGACGACGCGATTCCGGGCACCAGCATGTTTGTGCGCAGCAGCATCGAGAGCAATAAAAAACTCTATCCGTGGTCACAATTTATTGTCGACAGCAATGGCGTGGCGCGTAAGGCATGGCAGCTTGAAGAAGAGAGCTCCGCCATTGTGGTGCTCGATAAAGACGGGCGTATTCAGTATGCCAAAGACGGCGGGTTAAGCCCGGCAGAGGTGCAGCAGGTGATCGCCCTGCTGCATAAGTTGCTGAATAATTAATAGATAGAGACCCGGAAGCCGGGGTTAAGGAACGATTCACGCGGGGTATAGTCCAGGGGTTTCCCCTGCCAGTTGTGAACGTGCGCCCCGGCCGCAGCGGCAACGGCATGGCCTGCGGCAGTGTCCCAGACGCAGGTCGGCCCAAAGCGCGGATACAGCTGCGCCTGCCCTTCCGCCACCAGACAAAACTTCAGCGATGAGCCGATGGAGGTCGTCTGATGTTCGCCCAGCTGTTGCAGGTACTCTTGCAGCTCGTTGTCGGCATGGGAGCGGCTAATCACCACCAGCGGCGGTCGCGCGTCGCGCACCTGAATCTGTTTACGCACGCCGCACTCTTCTTTCCAGGCTTTTCCTTCCGCAGCGCTGTACATCACTTTCATGACGGGCGCGTAGACCACGCCCAGAATCGGTTTACCTTTATCAATCAGCGCAATATTGACGGTAAACTCGCCGTTACGTTTGATGAACTCTTTGGTGCCGTCTAACGGGTCAACCAGCCAGTAGCGCTGCCAGTGCTGGCGCACATCCCAGGAGGGCGGATCTTCTTCCGACAAAACCGGGATATCCGGCGTCAGCGCCTGTAACCCTTCCAGTATCACCGCGTGGGCGGCAATATCCGCCGCAGTAACCGGAGAATCATCCTGCTTGTTGGTGATTTCAATCGGTTTGATTCCATCGTAGACCTGCATAATGGCATCGCCCGCATTCCGTGCAAGCTGGCATACATGTTCTAGCATTCTCCACCTCGTTTATGGCAGTGGCGTTTAACTCTTTGTTTTACTTATACCCCATCGTAAATGAATCCGCCATCTGTGATAACGATTGCGGTTTTAATGGCTGAATTCATGTCATGATTCACAGTTCTGTAAGCAACAAGACTTATATACATTTTCTTTTGTGTTTCAGATCTAAAAAAGGATGCCCCTGATGATTAAGTTTAGCGCAACGCTCCTGGCCACGCTGATCGCCGCCAGCGTGAATGCGGCGACCGTCGATCTTCGGATTATGGAAACCACTGATTTGCATAGCAACATGATGGATTTCGATTATTACAAAGATACAGCGACCGAAAAATTCGGACTGGTACGCACAGCAAGTTTAATTAACGCCGCCAGAAATGAAGTCAAAAATAGCGTGCTGGTCGATAACGGCGATCTTATTCAGGGGAGTCCGCTGGGCGATTACATGGCGGCAAAGGGGCTGAAAGCTGGTGATATTCACCCTGTCTACAAGGCGTTGAATACGCTGGATTATGCGGTCGGCAACCTCGGTAACCATGAATTTAACTACGGTCTGGACTATCTGCATAAGGCGCTGGCGGGCGCGAAGTTCCCTTACGTGAATGCCAATATCATCGACGTTAAGACCAAAAAGCCGCTGTTTACGCCTTATCTGATCAAAGAGACTGACATGATCGATAAAGAGGGCAACACGCAGACGCTGAAAATTGGCTATATCGGTTTTGTCCCTCCGCAGATTATGACCTGGGATAAAGCCAACCTGAGCGGCAAAGTCACCGTCAACGACATTACCGAAACTGCCCGTCAGTATGTGCCGGAGATGCGCGCCAACGGCGCTGATGTTGTGGTGGTGATTGCCCACTCCGGGCTTTCTGCCGATCCGTACCAGACGATGGCGGAAAACTCCGTGTATTACCTGAGCGAAGTCCCCGGCGTTGACGCCATCATGTTCGGCCATGCGCACGCGGTCTTCCCTTCCAAAGATTTTGCCGATATCAACGGCGCGGATATCGCAAAAGGTACGCTTAACGGGGTACCGGCGGTCATGCCGGGTATGTGGGGCGATCATCTGGGCGTGGTGGATCTGGTGCTCAACAACGACAGCGGCAAATGGCAGGTGACCGATGCGAAAGCCGAAGCGCGGCCCATTTACGATGCCGCCGCGAAAAAATCGCTGGCCGCAGAAGATAAAAAACTGGTGGGTATCCTGAAAGCCGACCACGATGCCACCCGCGAGTTTGTTAGCAAACCGATTGGTAAGTCCGCCGATAACATGTACAGCTACCTGGCGCTGGTGCAGGACGATCCTACCGTGCAGGTGGTGAACAACGCGCAGAAAGCGTATGTCGAACACTTTATTCAGGGCGACCCGGATCTGGCGAAACTGCCGGTGCTCTCTGCCGCTGCGCCGTTTAAAGTCGGTGGACGTAAAAACGATCCTGCCAGCTTTGTTGAAGTGGAAAAAGGTCAGCTTACCTTCCGCAACGCCGCCGATCTTTACCTCTATCCGAATACGCTGGTCGTCGTAAAAGCCAGCGGCAAAGAGGTAAAAGAGTGGCTGGAATGTTCCGCCGGGCAGTTCAATCAGATTGATGTCCACAGCAGTAAACCGCAGTCATTGATCAACTGGGACGGTTTTCGCACCTATAACTTTGATGTGATTGACGGCGTGGAGTATCAGATTGATGTGTCGCAGCCTGCGCGCTACGACGGCGAATGCCAGACGGTGAATCCGCAAGCGGAACGTATTAAAAATCTGACCTTCAACGGCAAGCCTGTCGATCCGAACGCTATGTTCCTGGTCGCGACCAATAACTATCGCGCCTACGGCGGCAAATTTGCCGGTACGGGCGACAGCCACATCGCTTTTGCATCACCGGATGAGAACCGCTCCGTACTGGCGGCGTGGATTGGCGCGGAGTCGAAGCGTGCGGGGGAAATCCACCCGGCGGCGGACAACAACTGGCGTCTGGCGCCAGTTCACAGCGACACGAAACTGGATATCCGCTTCGAAACCTCGCCGTCCGACAAGGCTGCCGCGTTTATCAAAGAGAAGGGACAATATCCGATGAATAAAGTCGCTACCGATGACATCGGCTTTGCGATTTATCAGCTGGATTTGAGTAAGTAAAACCACGCCGGGTGGCGGCTTCGCCTTACCCGGCCTACGCGATCGACATGCCGTAGGCCGGATAAGCGCAGCGTCATCCGGCAAGCCGTTATGCCGCTCGCTCTTTCCGCTGTGCCAGCACCTGCGGCAAATTGAGTTCGATCCAGTCTGCCAGCGCGGCGACCTTCTCACTCACCTGTTCACCCAGCGTCGTCAGACTGTACTCCACATGCGGCGGCACCACCGGGTACGACACCCGATGAATAAATCCATCCTGCTCCAGCGCCTGTAATGACTGCGCCAGCATTTTTTCACTCACGCCGCCCATCTTGCGGCGTAAATCGCTGAAGCGGTGCGTTCCATCACGCAGTGCCACGAGAATTAATACGCCCCAGCGGCTGGTGACATGCTTTAACACCTCGCGAGAAGGACACTGCTCGGCAAACAAATTGCCATCGCGAAGCTGCTGAGAAAGCGTCGGGTTCGTCATCTTTACACTTACCTTTTTGTACGTACTTACTAAAAGTAAGTTTAAGTGCTAGCTTAATGAAACACAAGACGAACACAGGGAGATCCCCCATGATTGCAATTACCGGCGCGACCGGCCAACTGGGCCAACACGTTATCGATACCTTACTGAAAACCGTTCCTGCCAGCCAGATTGCGGCGATTGTCCGTAACCCCGCGAAAGCTGACGCGCTAACCCGACTGGGCGTTACCGTACGCCAGGCGGACTACAGCGACGAAGCCGCGTTCACGGCAGCGTTGCAGGGCATCGACAGATTGCTGCTGATCTCATCAAGCGAAGTCGGGCAACGTGCCGCTCAGCACCGCAACGTGATTAACGCGGCAATAGCCGCAAACGTGAAATTCATTGCCTATACCAGCCTGCTGCACGCAGACCGTTCCCCGCTGGGCCTGCATGTTGAACATGTGGAAACCGAAAAAATGCTGGCGGATTCAGGCATTCCTTACGCCCTGCTGCGCAACGGCTGGTACACCGAAAATTACCTGGCGAGCGCGCCAGCGGCCCTGGAGCACGGCGTCTTTATCGGCGCGGCCGGCGAAGGCAAAATCGCCTCTGCAACCCGTGCCGATTACGCTGCCGCAGCCGCTCGCGTCATCAGCGAAGAAGGCCATGCCGGTAAAGTGTATGAACTGGCAGGCGACGAAGGCTGGACGCTGAGCCAGTTAGCCGCCGAGCTGGCAAAACAGAGCGGGAAAAAGGTCGTCTATCAGAACCTGAGTGAAGCCGATTTCGCCGCCGCGCTGAAAGGCGTGGGCCTGCCAGCGGGTCTGGCGGATATGCTGGCTGATTCTGACGCGGGCGCCGCAAAAGGCGGCCTGTTTGACGACAGCCATACTCTGAGCGCACTGATCGGTCGCCCGACAACCTCTCTGGCGGAAAGCGTCAAAAGCATCCTGTAAGTGTTAAAAACAGGTTAATTGTTGTGGCATCCCTGCTGGCCATCTCTGATAATGAACAGATGGCTTTCAGGGAGAGACAACGTGCAAGGCGTACCCGAACAGTTTAGCGATGAGAAAGACAGCGCCCGCTTTCGCCATCTGGCGCAGGTGCCGGGGGTTGAGCTGTATCATGCGCATATCTCGCGTTACGCTTTCGAGCCTCACACCCACGAAGCCTTCGGTATCGGCGCGATTGAAGCCGGCGCCGAACGCTTTCGCTATCGCGGCACGCAGTACGTTGCCCCCGTTCACTCCGTTGTCACCATGAATCCCGATGAGCTGCATACCGGCGAAGCGGAAACCGCCGACGGCTGGCGCTATCGGATGATTTATCTCGATCCCGATCTGCTGGAAGAGGTGACCGGGGTTCGTCACTGGTGGTTTCATGAGGTCACGCGCCACGATCCGCTGCGCTCACGCCAGATCTGCACGCTGATCCACGGCCTGTGGCATACCGACGATCCGCTGGCGCAAAAAGGGCTGCTGCTCGATCTGATCGACACCTTCCAGCCGCTGGCGCGCCATGCGCCGGAAGTGCGGGAAGGCAAGCATCGCTTTGAGCGCGTGCGGGACTACCTGCACGACAACTACATGCATCCGGTCACGCTTGACGAACTGGCGCGGGTCGCCTCATTAAGCCCCTGGCATTTTCAGCGTCAGTTCAAGGCTCATTTCCACGTTACGCCGCACCAAATGCTGATGGCGATCCGTCTGTGGCGGGCAAAGGCGTTTCTCACGCTCGGGATGCCCGCAGCGGATGTGGCGGCCGCCACCGGGCTAACCGATCAATCTCATCTCACGCGCGCCTTTACCCATCGCTACGGCATTACGCCAGTGCGTTATCAAAAACAGGTTTATCCGCGCTAATGCGCAATCTCATACAATACTGGCGCATTTCTCCTGCCTACACTTTTCGCAATGTGAAACGATGTGGATATCAACAATGATTAGCGGCGTGTTGTATGCCCTGCTGGCAGGGTTAATGTGGGGACTGATTTTTGTCGGACCGTTGATCGTACCGGAGTATCCGGCGGTATTGCAGTCGATGGGGCGCTATCTGGCGCTGGGGTTAATTGCTGTGCCCCTGGCGTGGCTGGGGCGTGCGCGCCTGCGCCAGTTGACGCGCAAAGACTGGATAACCGCACTCGCGCTGACGATGATGGGCAATCTGATCTATTACGTCTGCCTGGCGAGCGCTATCCAGCGCACGGGAGCCCCTGTTTCTACCATGATCATCGGCACGTTGCCGGTGGTGATCCCGGTGTTTGCCAACCTGCTCTACAGCCAGCGAGATGGTAAGTTATCCTGGCGGCGTCTGGCGCCTGCGCTGGCGCTCATCGGCGTTGGCCTGCTGTGCGTCAATATTGCGGAGCTGAATCAGGGGCTGCCGGAGTTTAGCGGCTGGCGCTACGGTTCAGGTATCGCGCTGGCGCTGGTTTCCGTTGTGTGCTGGGCATGGTACGCGTTGCGTAATGCCCGCTGGCTGCGGGAAAACCCGGATAAACATCCGATGATGTGGGCAACAGCACAGGCGCTAGTGACGCTTCCCGTTTCGCTGCTGGGTTATGTTGCGGCCTGCATCTGGTTGGGTAAGCAGATGCCCGACTTTCCTCTCCCCTTTGGCCCCCGGCCGGATGTCTTTGTCGCCCTGATGGTCGCCATTGCCGTGCTCTGTTCAT comes from the Citrobacter koseri ATCC BAA-895 genome and includes:
- the msrA gene encoding peptide-methionine (S)-S-oxide reductase MsrA, whose protein sequence is MSLFDKKHLVSQADALPGRNTPMPVATLHAVNGHSMTNVPEGMEIALFAMGCFWGVERLFWQLPGVYSTAAGYTGGYTPNPTYREVCSGQTGHAEAVRVVYDPQVISYEQLLQVFWENHDPAQGMQQGNDHGTQYRSAIYPLTPEQNAAAHASLARFQSAMTAANDDRHITTEINTATPFYYAEDDHQQYLHKNPYGYCGIGGIGVCLPPQG
- a CDS encoding hemolysin family protein; protein product: MLNSILIILCLIAVSAFFSISEISLAASRKIKLKLLADEGNINAQRILKMQENPGTFFTVVQIGLNAVAILGGIVGDAAFSPAFHSLFSNYMSPELSEQLSFVLSFSLVTGMFILFADLTPKRIGMIAPEAVALRIINPMRFCLFVFRPLVWFFNGLANSIFRLFKIPMVRKDDITSDDIYAVVEAGALAGVLRKQEHELIENVFELESRTVPSSMTSRENIIWFDLHEDEQSLKNKVAEHPHSKFLVCNEDIDHIIGYVDSKDLLNRVLANQSMALNSGVQIRNTLIVPDTLTLSEALESFKTAGEDFAVIMNEYALVVGIITLNDVMTTLMGDLVGQGLEEQIVARDENSWLIDGGTPIDDVMRVLDIDEFPQSGNYETIGGFMMFMLRKIPKRTDSVKFSGYKFEVVDIDNYRIDQLLVTRLDTKTSILVPKLPDSKEKEEGPA
- a CDS encoding DUF1107 domain-containing protein; protein product: MKIFQRYNPLQVAKYVKILFRGRLYIKDVGAFEFDKGKILIPKVKDKQHLSVMSEVNRQVLRLQTEMA
- a CDS encoding YtfJ family protein — protein: MTLRKLLALSCLLLPMMASAHNFETHQRVSPIGIADRGELILDNNKFSYKSWNSAQLPGKVRVLQHIAGRTSAKEKNAALIEAIKSANLPHDRYQTTTIVNTDDAIPGTSMFVRSSIESNKKLYPWSQFIVDSNGVARKAWQLEEESSAIVVLDKDGRIQYAKDGGLSPAEVQQVIALLHKLLNN
- the cysQ gene encoding 3'(2'),5'-bisphosphate nucleotidase CysQ; this translates as MLEHVCQLARNAGDAIMQVYDGIKPIEITNKQDDSPVTAADIAAHAVILEGLQALTPDIPVLSEEDPPSWDVRQHWQRYWLVDPLDGTKEFIKRNGEFTVNIALIDKGKPILGVVYAPVMKVMYSAAEGKAWKEECGVRKQIQVRDARPPLVVISRSHADNELQEYLQQLGEHQTTSIGSSLKFCLVAEGQAQLYPRFGPTCVWDTAAGHAVAAAAGAHVHNWQGKPLDYTPRESFLNPGFRVSIY
- a CDS encoding bifunctional 2',3'-cyclic-nucleotide 2'-phosphodiesterase/3'-nucleotidase, whose product is MIKFSATLLATLIAASVNAATVDLRIMETTDLHSNMMDFDYYKDTATEKFGLVRTASLINAARNEVKNSVLVDNGDLIQGSPLGDYMAAKGLKAGDIHPVYKALNTLDYAVGNLGNHEFNYGLDYLHKALAGAKFPYVNANIIDVKTKKPLFTPYLIKETDMIDKEGNTQTLKIGYIGFVPPQIMTWDKANLSGKVTVNDITETARQYVPEMRANGADVVVVIAHSGLSADPYQTMAENSVYYLSEVPGVDAIMFGHAHAVFPSKDFADINGADIAKGTLNGVPAVMPGMWGDHLGVVDLVLNNDSGKWQVTDAKAEARPIYDAAAKKSLAAEDKKLVGILKADHDATREFVSKPIGKSADNMYSYLALVQDDPTVQVVNNAQKAYVEHFIQGDPDLAKLPVLSAAAPFKVGGRKNDPASFVEVEKGQLTFRNAADLYLYPNTLVVVKASGKEVKEWLECSAGQFNQIDVHSSKPQSLINWDGFRTYNFDVIDGVEYQIDVSQPARYDGECQTVNPQAERIKNLTFNGKPVDPNAMFLVATNNYRAYGGKFAGTGDSHIAFASPDENRSVLAAWIGAESKRAGEIHPAADNNWRLAPVHSDTKLDIRFETSPSDKAAAFIKEKGQYPMNKVATDDIGFAIYQLDLSK
- a CDS encoding winged helix-turn-helix transcriptional regulator, with the protein product MTNPTLSQQLRDGNLFAEQCPSREVLKHVTSRWGVLILVALRDGTHRFSDLRRKMGGVSEKMLAQSLQALEQDGFIHRVSYPVVPPHVEYSLTTLGEQVSEKVAALADWIELNLPQVLAQRKERAA
- a CDS encoding SDR family oxidoreductase, yielding MIAITGATGQLGQHVIDTLLKTVPASQIAAIVRNPAKADALTRLGVTVRQADYSDEAAFTAALQGIDRLLLISSSEVGQRAAQHRNVINAAIAANVKFIAYTSLLHADRSPLGLHVEHVETEKMLADSGIPYALLRNGWYTENYLASAPAALEHGVFIGAAGEGKIASATRADYAAAAARVISEEGHAGKVYELAGDEGWTLSQLAAELAKQSGKKVVYQNLSEADFAAALKGVGLPAGLADMLADSDAGAAKGGLFDDSHTLSALIGRPTTSLAESVKSIL
- a CDS encoding AraC family transcriptional regulator; the encoded protein is MQGVPEQFSDEKDSARFRHLAQVPGVELYHAHISRYAFEPHTHEAFGIGAIEAGAERFRYRGTQYVAPVHSVVTMNPDELHTGEAETADGWRYRMIYLDPDLLEEVTGVRHWWFHEVTRHDPLRSRQICTLIHGLWHTDDPLAQKGLLLDLIDTFQPLARHAPEVREGKHRFERVRDYLHDNYMHPVTLDELARVASLSPWHFQRQFKAHFHVTPHQMLMAIRLWRAKAFLTLGMPAADVAAATGLTDQSHLTRAFTHRYGITPVRYQKQVYPR
- a CDS encoding DMT family transporter encodes the protein MISGVLYALLAGLMWGLIFVGPLIVPEYPAVLQSMGRYLALGLIAVPLAWLGRARLRQLTRKDWITALALTMMGNLIYYVCLASAIQRTGAPVSTMIIGTLPVVIPVFANLLYSQRDGKLSWRRLAPALALIGVGLLCVNIAELNQGLPEFSGWRYGSGIALALVSVVCWAWYALRNARWLRENPDKHPMMWATAQALVTLPVSLLGYVAACIWLGKQMPDFPLPFGPRPDVFVALMVAIAVLCSWVGALCWNVASQKLPTVILGPLIVFETLAGLLYTFILRQEFPPLLTVSGIALLIVGVVIAVRARPQKPGVVVVSQS